DNA sequence from the Glycine soja cultivar W05 chromosome 18, ASM419377v2, whole genome shotgun sequence genome:
aaaataatttaaataataattagtgaTTGAATAGTAATACAAAACTATTTTACACTAATATAAAAGCAAAtgtttgctaaaaaaaaaataaaaaaataaaaatcataaatttaaaaaactaggAAACTAGAATTAGAAGTTAacaatttcttctttatttattcaaaGACTAATTAGTTTCTCATCTtattatttcattcattttttttatttatcttctacAAAATACActcatctttttattttccacTTATTTCTTTCCTATCTAGTTAGTATATTTTCCACTTATTAATTGGTCTAgacttaatttttcttattagtGGAAAGCAAACAAGGGTTAGAGGTGGGAAACAGAGGACTAGAGGAAGCAATTTAGCCTCATTGAGTTGAGTGAGTACTACTACTTATACACATTCTATTCTTCAACAAACATTGTAGTTTGATCAAATTCCCAtggtctctctctctccaatTAATTCGATTTAGCTTTTCCCCAAATCCCAAACCCTTTCTTTCGCTTAGATCCCAATCCAATTGGGTTATGGACATGGCTTCCAGTCCCCGCACCGTTGAAGAGATCTTCAAGGATTACGGCGCCAGAAGAACTGCCGTTATTCGCGCTCTCACTCACGGTActactcttctctttctttcttcttaccCTTTGTTTCTCCATTTTGCTAATTACTTTTTTGCCCTTTTCTTCTCTCAGACGTTGATGAATTTTACGGCCTCTGTGATCCAGGTAAAAGGGTGGTAAATTGGATCTGGTTTTATTTCTCGGCTCAATTTTCTAGTTTCGTTTTGTTTtgcaaatttgtattttttttttctttctctggtGTGAGTGTGAATTGTGCATGGTTGTTGGAGTAAACaaggtagatttttttttttagcacaAATGGGTGTGTGCGGTAATGAGAAAAAACGTGAGTTTACTacggtgtgtgtttgtgtgagcattttcagaatttatttttaattaaaattgattttggagtGAATAAGTTTATGCTTGaatgtatttcttttaaaaatataaaaaaaatttattcacgCAAAAGGTTGGTTCAATTCAAGATCGATTTTGgactcaaaattaatttcttaacatGGGACCAAACATGTGAACATTTACCTAAAGTCATGTTgtatttcaatttgattttgaattatCCAACATGAATCCAAATATGCACTTTGTTATCGTGGGAATGTCAAATGATATAGCATTGGGTTTGTTCTATGACATTTGAGTCCCCATCGTTGTCGTTAAAGGGTCGCCGGTCGCATCCATGTTCGTTTGCTGGGTTCTGAATTTTGATTTAGTTAAATTGAGGTTTTGTAATTATTGAATAATGTGTTGTGTCTTTCTATTAAATTTGAAGTCTCTTGTATGTTTCTTTAAGATAAGGATAACCTGTGCCTCTATGGACATCCAAATGAGGCCTGGGAAGTAACTCTGCCAGCGGAGGAAGTTCCGCCAGAGCTCCCTGAGCCTGCTCTTGGAATCAATTTTGCTAGGGATGGCATGAACCGCAGGGACTGGCTTTCTCTTGTTGCTGTGCACAGTGATTCGTGGTTGGTTTCTGTGGCCTTTTACCTCGGGGCTCGTCTTAACCGCAATGAAAGGTATGATCTAGTTTGATGGATATATGCATGTATGTTGTGATGATTCAAGTTCATTGTGGTTCTCTATCCATCAAGGACATTCTTGTGCACCTTGTTTAACATTGACATTATCGGTTACAATTTGGAGTTGGTGCTCAACAGTCATCTAAATCATTATGATTGATGAATGTCTCCAGAAATTATggactttttttaataatatggtGATGGTTCAAATTTCTCTGCCGTCTGTTGAGATCTGATGCTTAATAGGTTTATACATGCATTCCTTATTTTGCagcaatttttattcaatacaaTCTTATGTTACTGGCAAGATCTGTAGTGGTCTCCAcccagcaattttttttttataaaagtataaattcaaatttcaaggtTAGCAATGGGAGTAGCCATGTTGACTAATCTTCCCCATGAAAGTTTGTGCATGTAATCAAGTATACAATGTGATGACATTGGCAGTTTCAATTTACCTTTTGATGCAGCATTCAACATGAAAGTTTTGACTTTGATGGTGGGTTTATGTATATTAATCCATGTTTATTTTCAGCAATACTTCTTGGGGAGAAATTGCCTATTTTTCAAAAGCTCTCCCTGAAAGCTGACAAAAATAAGTGTGattatttcttcaaaataagTTGAACCAAACACACTAAAACAAATGTTGTCTAGTATTAACTGATACTGATACACAATTAtttcttgctttatttttcGTTTTCTTTCTTAGAATTAGGTATAGTATTGAAGGGATTCTTGGGGAAATATGTGCGATTGAGTTTCATTTGTAATGATTTGTTTGTATTGTTTAATATGTTTTCACTGTTGGTCTGGATTCTTATAGTTTTTCCCAGTGCAGTCAATTTCATGTGATAGCACATTTATCATGCGAAAGCAGCCCCTGGTTTCAGAGGTCTTTCATAATGTCATGTTATTGTGTAGCGCTGCTTATGGCTGTTGTGTCTGCTATTGTAACAGGAAAAAATCTAATTCTTCCCTCGGACCCTCTACTTTCTCTTCCATAACTGATTTTAGGGTTAGAAACCTTACTTTTGACAAAAATCCCATGCAATCTTCAGCCCTTTTTCCATCACCATCCTGGCCAGCCAAAGATTTTCTGTCCAAGGTCAGGTTGCCCAGGCCTGTTCTGGTAGGCCAGTACTACTTCCATCTTCTTCCCTGTATACTATACAACACCATCATCCTATGCTCTGTTCAGAGCTTTCTCAATGCCCAATCAACTGCACCTGTGAAGCtccaatcatatatatatatatatatatatatattatctattattttgaTAGTATGTTAAGCTGTTTGATTTCAATTCCATCTGTTTCTGACCTCAGATATTGTTTCCAGCCTTAGATTAATGATGTTTGTGTCTTAAGCTGACTTTTGGTTATTAATGATGAATGGATGTCTTAAATTTTGAATGCTTTTTGATTTTTGAGCATTTATTGGTGTGTCGTATTGATGGAACATCAATTGATATTACACCTATTTTAGTATGTAACTGCCCCTACTTTCTACCAATAACTATCATAACTTCCCCTAACACTAAGTTCACATCACATATAAATTACTTACATAATTTCTGCTATCTTTGGTATAGCGGGTGGTTGGCAATATGCTATTTTGAAAATAGTAGCTGCTCTGCAAACTACTATACTGTTGTAGCACTTTTGGGGTTGGTTGCTTTGCTATGCCATCAAGGATTGATTAATATGGTTTTCCCCCTGTGGCTTTCTCTTCAACTTGAAATTTCTGCAATGGCTGATTGGAAGAGATGTCTATATAAAACTTCTATTGAATTTCTTTACTGTGGTAATTTTGCTCAGCATCTGCTGGCATATGATTCCTTCTATTGATGGTTACCTCAATTCTTGTTGCAGGAAACGTTTATTTAGCTTGATCAATGATCTTCCATCTGTTTTTGAAGTTGTGACTGACAGGAAACCAGTTAAGGACAAGCCAACTGCAGATAGTGGAAGCAAGTCTAGGGGAAGTGCCAAGGTTAGTGTATTTCTTTTCTAGTGATaattgtttctttgtttcttgaGTAGCAACACTCTTTTAAATATACTCTTTATTATTAGCTGAAATTGTTTTGAAATCACAAAATTTTGTAGCtcacatttcttatttaatgattCCTCTTTgtaatttccaataaattttaacctatAGTAAAGAGTGTGTTAGAAGGAGTGTATTGCTAGCACTCTTGTTTCTGGGCTGGTGCAGTATTGATTAGTTTGAAGGTTTGGTTTGGTAATGCTTGTGCATACTGAtagtttcataaaaataatggaAGTCTGCATATCAATGTTATATGcagcttttttttgtttaacaaacAAAAGCACAGACAGCTTCTAGAAGTATGTCCTAACTA
Encoded proteins:
- the LOC114396637 gene encoding PHD finger protein ALFIN-LIKE 2-like, which gives rise to MDMASSPRTVEEIFKDYGARRTAVIRALTHDVDEFYGLCDPDKDNLCLYGHPNEAWEVTLPAEEVPPELPEPALGINFARDGMNRRDWLSLVAVHSDSWLVSVAFYLGARLNRNERKRLFSLINDLPSVFEVVTDRKPVKDKPTADSGSKSRGSAKRSSDEQVKSNPKFVDEGYEEDEDEHNETLCGSCGGNYNADEFWICCDICERWFHGKCVKITPAKAESIKQYKCPSCSLRRGRP